In Cnuibacter physcomitrellae, a genomic segment contains:
- a CDS encoding DedA family protein: MIFIETGLLFPFLPGDSLIFTAGLLSTQLGLPLWAVIVTVAIAAVVGDSMGYWIGHRFGRKLFKADARILKLRYLERADEFFVKYGPHALVLARFVPIVRTFIPPVVGASRMHYGRFILWNAIGGVLWAVLLGIAGYFLGQIPIIADNVELIAIGIVVVSVVPIAIAIIRERRRDRRAKDPV; the protein is encoded by the coding sequence ATGATCTTCATCGAGACGGGTCTGCTCTTCCCGTTCCTACCCGGCGACTCCCTAATCTTCACGGCGGGTCTGCTCAGCACTCAACTCGGGCTCCCGCTGTGGGCGGTCATCGTCACGGTGGCGATCGCCGCAGTCGTCGGCGACTCGATGGGTTACTGGATCGGCCATAGATTCGGGCGCAAGCTATTCAAAGCCGACGCGCGCATACTGAAGCTGCGCTATCTGGAGCGCGCCGACGAGTTCTTCGTCAAGTACGGCCCGCATGCACTCGTGCTCGCCCGATTCGTGCCGATCGTGCGGACGTTCATCCCACCTGTGGTGGGCGCTTCCCGCATGCATTACGGCCGTTTCATCCTGTGGAACGCGATCGGCGGGGTGCTCTGGGCGGTGTTGTTGGGCATCGCCGGCTACTTCCTCGGCCAGATCCCGATCATCGCCGACAACGTGGAGCTGATCGCGATCGGGATCGTCGTCGTGTCGGTCGTCCCGATCGCCATCGCGATCATCAGGGAGCGGCGACGAGACCGGCGCGCGAAGGATCCGGTGTGA